One Salarias fasciatus chromosome 22, fSalaFa1.1, whole genome shotgun sequence DNA segment encodes these proteins:
- the sf3b4 gene encoding splicing factor 3B subunit 4, with protein MAAGPISERNQDATVYVGGLDEKVSEPLLWELFLQAGPVVNTHMPKDRVTGQHQGYGFVEFLSEEDADYAIKIMNMIKLYGKPIRVNKASAHNKNLDVGANIFIGNLDPEIDEKLLYDTFSAFGVILQTPKIMRDPDTGNSKGYAFINFASFDASDAAIEAMNGQYLCNRPITVSYAFKKDSKGERHGSAAERLLAAQNPLSQADRPHQLFADAPPPPSAPTPVLTTLGAAMAIPGMPPPAAFPPVPPPGSMPPNMPPSMAMPPSAGNPGPQGGGVPPPVPPPFPPASMHPGMPQMPMPPPAPPGMVPPPPAPPGSNQRAPPPPGMPPPPPMGMPPRAPYGPPMGPPVPPGMRGPPPPMPPPGYGAGPPRPPPFGFQRGPPMPPRPPGAPPRVPLRPPMPP; from the exons ATGGCGGCGGGACCAATTTCTGAAAGAAATCAAG ACGCCACGGTTTACGTTGGCGGCTTGGATGAGAAAGTGTCCGAGCCTTTGCTATGGGAGCTCTTTCTGCAGGCCGGTCCTGtggtcaacacacacatgccaaaAGACAGGGTCACAGGGCAACATCAAG GTTACGGCTTTGTGGAATTCCTCAGTGAAGAGGATGCTGACTACGCCATCAAAATCATGAATATGATAAAGCTGTATGGCAAGCCAATTAGAGTCAATAAAGCGTCTGCACACAACAAAAACCTGGACGTTGGTGCTAACATCTTTATCGGAAACCTGGATCCAGAAATTGATGAGAAACTGCTGTACGACACGTTTAGTGCTTTTGGCGTGATCCTGCAGACTCCAAAGATCATGCGAGATCCCGACACGGGCAACTCCAAGGGTTACGCTTTCATCAACTTCGCCAGCTTTGACGCCTCTGACGCCGCCATCGAGGCCATGAACGGCCAGTACCTCTGCAACAGGCCCATCACCGTGTCGTACGCCTTCAAGAAAGACTCCAAAGGAGAGCGCCACGGCTCGGCTGCGGAGCGACTCCTGGCTGCGCAGAACCCGCTCTCCCAGGCGGACAGGCCGCATCAGCTGTTCGCAGATGCTCCTCCGCCACCCTCCGCCCCCACGCCGGTCCTCACCACACTGGGAGCTGCGATGGCGATACCAG GCATGCCGCCTCCTGCAGCTTTCCCTCCTGTTCCTCCACCCGGATCAATGCCTCCCAACATGCCGCCGTCTATGGCCATGCCACCGTCAGCGGGGAACCCAGGCCCGCAGGGCGGCGGAGTGCCGCCGCCCGTACCTCCACCCTTCCCTCCCGCCAGCATGCATCCAG GAATGCCTCAGATGCCGAtgcctcctcccgctcctcctggcatggtgcctccacctcctgctccaccagGATCAAACCAAAGGGCGCCGCCTCCCCCTGGCATGCCCCCACCCCCGCCCATGGGCATGCCTCCCAGGGCCCCGTACGGCCCTCCCATGG gaCCCCCAGTGCCTCCAGGGATGAGAGGACCCCCTCCTCCCATGCCTCCGCCGGGCTACGGTGCCGGGCCCCCTCGCCCGCCTCCCTTTGGCTTCCAGAGAGGCCCTCCGATGCCCCCCAGGCCTCCGGGTGCCCCCCCTCGGgttcctctgagaccaccaaTGCCCCCCTAA
- the lix1l gene encoding LIX1-like protein, with translation MESNVLPDSIRPPRLQPGIGFGSGPTGTLRSSLRPGVTVPIAPLLSSPASLAASSGPPPPPPPLQLHSLYGGMMGAGPGLGLGLGPGTGTIPGASGHGNPGNPAVLKEAVEAVVRSFAKHTQGYGRVNVVEALQEFWQMKLTRGADLRNGALVVYEMVPSNSPPYVCYVSLPGGSCFGSFQFCPTKAEARRSAAKIALMNSVFNEHPSRRITDDFIEKSVSEALASFNGNREEADNPNTGIGAFRFMLESNKGKSMLEFQELMTVFQLLHWNGSLKAMRERQCSRQEVLAHYSHRALDDDMRTQMAADWVNREQSVAGTIAQELASTERELEDARLAGRELRFYKEKKDILMLAVGQLSAANTATLPSH, from the exons ATGGAATCTAACGTCCTCCCGGACAGTATCCGCCCTCCGAGGCTGCAGCCGGGGATCGGCTTCGGGTCCGGGCCGACCGGCACGCTCCGCTCCTCCCTCCGGCCCGGGGTGACGGTCCCCATCGCGCCGCTGCTGTCCTCCCCGGCCTCCCTGGCCGCGTCGTccgggcctcctcctcctccgccgccgctgcagctccacagcCTGTACGGCGGGATGATGGGAGCGGGGCCcgggctggggctggggctggggccGGGCACGGGGACGATCCCGGGGGCGTCCGGCCACGGCAACCCGGGGAACCCGGCGGTGCTGAaggaggcggtggaggcggTGGTCCGCAGCTTCGCCAAACACACGCAGGGATACGGCAGAG TGAATGTGGTGGAGGCTTTACAGGAGTTCTGGCAGATGAAGCTGACCCGGGGGGCCGATCTGCGGAACGGAGCCCTGGTGGTTTATGAAATGGTCCCATCCAACAGCCCTCCATACGTCTGCTACGTCAGTCTTCCGGGCGGCAGCTGCTTTGGAAGTTTCCAG TTCTGTCCCACTAAAGCGGAGGCCAGGCGCAGCGCTGCCAAGATCGCCCTGATGAATTCTGTTTTCAATGAGCACCCCTCTCGCCGGATTACAGACGACTTTATCGAGAAGAGCGTGAGCGAGGCGCTGGCCTCCTTCAAC GGAAACAGAGAAGAAGCCGACAACCCCAACACGGGGATCGGGGCCTTCCGCTTCATGCTCGAATCCAACAAAGGGAAGTCCATGCTGGAGTTTCAG gaGCTGATGACCgtgttccagctgctgcactggAACGGCAGCCTGAAAGCCATGAGAGAACGACAGTGTTCCCGACAG GAGGTGCTGGCTCACTATTCCCATCGGGCCCTGGACGACGACATGCGCACCCAGATGGCGGCGGACTGGGTGAACCGGGAGCAGAGCGTGGCGGGCACCATCGCCCAGGAGCTGGCCTCCACGGAGCGGGAGCTGGAGGACGCCCGGCTGGCGGGCCGAGAACTGCGTTTTtacaaagagaagaaagacaTCCTGATGCTCGCCGTGGGTCAGCTGAGCGCCGCCAACACCGCCACGCTGCCGTCACACTAA